A DNA window from Fragaria vesca subsp. vesca linkage group LG3, FraVesHawaii_1.0, whole genome shotgun sequence contains the following coding sequences:
- the LOC101311259 gene encoding elongation factor P-like, whose amino-acid sequence MQAVATKLTRRRFLTRALSAVALSSSSSLSKLLSSPAGDSTISHATNTCLTPPPWSATQHRGARVQGADVRPGNVIQKKDRIYQVIKVEHSHEGRGKANIKLELRDVNSGNKTSQRLGTEETVDRVFVTSKSYVYMCTDRDGKVLLMDPETLDQLEVNEDVFGKNAKYLQEEMKVKVELFNGTPLSASVPKHVTCTIKEAQPPIKGIAATPKDKIATTQNGFIVKVPAHIVAGDSVVIDTEDDSYVRRAKA is encoded by the exons ATGCAAGCAGTGGCAACGAAGCTCACTCGCCGTCGCTTCCTTACGAGAGCCTTAAGCGCCGTCGCTCTCTCCTCTTCCTCTTCTCTTTCCAAATTGCTATCCTCCCCTGCCGGTGACTCCACAATCAGCCACGCCACCAACACGTGTCTCACTCCTCCTCCTTGGTCCGCCACTCAGCACCGCGGCGCCAGAGTCCAAGGCGCTGAC GTGAGGCCTGGCAATGTGATTCAGAAGAAAG ATCGTATTTACCAG GTAATCAAGGTAGAGCATTCACATGAAGGAAGAGGAAAGGCCAACATTAAG CTGGAGCTTCGTGATGTCAACTCTGGGAACAAGACATCCCAAAGATTGGGGACTGAGGAAACAGTTGATA GAGTATTTGTTACGTCAAAAAGTTACGTTTACATGTGCACAGATCGGGATGGAAAAGTATTATTGATGGA TCCTGAGACACTTGATCAGCTCGAAGTGAATGAAGACGTATTTGGAAAGAATGCTAAATACCTACAAG AAGAAATGAAAGTTAAAGTGGAACTGTTTAATGGGACCCCTTTATCTGCATCAGTTCCAAAACATGTAACCTGCACTATCAAGGAAGCACAACCTCCTATAAAGGGGATTGCAGCAACACCTAA GGATAAAATAGCTACAACCCAAAATGGCTTCATTGTGAAA GTACCAGCTCATATCGTAGCTGGTGACTCTGTAGTTATTGATACCGAGGATGACTCTTATGTTAGAAG GGCCAAGGCATGA